In Arvicola amphibius chromosome 1, mArvAmp1.2, whole genome shotgun sequence, one DNA window encodes the following:
- the Med28 gene encoding mediator of RNA polymerase II transcription subunit 28 produces MAGSLGGMFSGQPPGPPPPPPGLPGQASLLQAAPGAPRPSNSTLVDELESSFEACFASLVSQDYVNGTDQEEIRTGVDQCIQKFLDIARQTECFFLQKRLQLSVQKPDQVIKEDVSELRSELQRKDALVQKHLTKLRHWQQVLEDINVQHKKPAEIPQGSLAYLEQASANIPAPLKPT; encoded by the exons ATGGCGGGGTCTCTGGGAGGGATGTTCTCCGGGCAGCCTCCTGGTCCCCCGCCGCCCCCGCCCGGGCTCCCGGGCCAGGCCTCGCTTCTGCAAGCCGCGCCCGGGGCTCCGAGACCGTCGAACAGCACTTTGGTGGACGAGTTGGAGTCGTCATTCGAG GCTTGCTTCGCTTCCCTTGTAAGTCAGGATTATGTCAACGGAACTGATCAGGAGGAAATTCGAACTG gtGTTGACCAGTGTATCCAGAAGTTTTTGGACATTGCAAGACAGACAGAATGTTTTTTCTTACAAAAAAGGTTGCAGTTGTCTGTCCAGAAACCAGATCAAGTTATCAAAGAG GATGTCTCAGAACTAAGGAGTGAACTGCAACGGAAAGATGCGCTGGTCCAGAAGCACTTGACAAAGCTGAGGCACTGGCAGCAGGTGCTGGAGGACATCAATGTGCAGCACAAGAAGCCAGCTGAGATCCCCCAGGGCTCCTTGGCCTACCTGGAGCAGGCATCTGCCAATATTCCTGCCCCTCTGAAGCCGACCTAA